The following proteins are encoded in a genomic region of Phycisphaera sp.:
- a CDS encoding complement resistance protein TraT: protein MRDGIQNKLLASAMIAGLIGLTTLSGCTAAARGMGRLTANKYASAQHGTVWVVPPPQLEPPAPDNKTIYISYQNISDADIDLTDLLRDAATAQGWQLVSNPQEATYRLRARTRFFGEVEPETGGEKIARTMGWVSGAAVGIGTGVLVADATDNWGYGAAAGAGAGGLVGLGMTNASKVREWAMITDFVLEEHKDQPIEFQLLAESDSAGTTTAGVGSSRMGDGGGTSSSSSSTATTTRTSNYFPHGVRLSAWANQMNMKEAEAMPHIRQRVEKVVKQMLPQ, encoded by the coding sequence ATGCGTGACGGGATTCAAAACAAGCTCCTGGCTTCGGCCATGATCGCCGGCCTGATCGGCCTCACCACCCTCAGCGGCTGCACCGCCGCCGCCCGTGGCATGGGCCGCCTCACCGCCAACAAGTACGCCAGCGCCCAGCACGGCACCGTCTGGGTCGTGCCCCCGCCCCAACTCGAGCCTCCCGCGCCTGATAACAAGACCATCTACATCTCTTACCAGAACATCTCCGACGCCGACATCGACCTCACCGACCTCCTCCGAGACGCAGCCACCGCCCAGGGCTGGCAGCTCGTCAGCAACCCCCAAGAAGCAACCTACCGCCTCCGCGCCCGCACCCGCTTCTTCGGCGAGGTCGAACCCGAGACCGGCGGCGAGAAGATCGCTCGCACCATGGGCTGGGTCAGCGGCGCCGCCGTCGGCATCGGCACCGGCGTCCTCGTCGCCGACGCCACCGACAACTGGGGCTACGGTGCCGCCGCGGGCGCGGGCGCCGGCGGCCTCGTTGGCTTGGGCATGACCAACGCCTCCAAGGTCCGCGAATGGGCCATGATCACCGACTTCGTCCTCGAAGAACACAAGGACCAGCCCATCGAGTTCCAACTCCTCGCAGAGAGCGACAGCGCCGGCACCACCACCGCCGGCGTCGGTAGCAGCCGCATGGGCGACGGCGGCGGCACAAGCTCGAGCTCCTCAAGCACCGCCACCACCACACGCACCAGCAACTACTTCCCCCACGGCGTCCGCCTCAGCGCCTGGGCCAACCAGATGAACATGAAAGAAGCCGAGGCCATGCCCCACATCCGCCAACGCGTCGAGAAGGTCGTCAAGCAGATGCTGCCCCAGTAG